The Hydra vulgaris chromosome 05, alternate assembly HydraT2T_AEP genome includes the window tccattagttttaaaactaattttaaaaaatcaatcaacaaaattttcaagaaaggCTAAGAAagtgcttaaaaattttttgagctTTTCTAGCTGCCCAAAAATCGATGACACCGTCGTAACTCCCCTTTTTAGccatatatttttcaattaaaattatcaaatatcattaatacAATCCTGGCCCATGGTTAAACGGAGagagttttttgcaatttttagtttactaaatGATCGTTTACTTAAAAGAAACTGACTCAGGAAAAGTGTTGAAAATCCGGAGCATGAAGCAAATGTATGAAAAAAGGCGTTCAAACTTCTTCTCAAAGATTTGATTAAGTAGCTGCATTGAATCTGCttgcttaaaaattattttgcaggCATCATTAAAACGGCGAACTTCTTCAATGAGATTCTCTTAGTTTACATCTCTAGGATAAAACCGTGCAAGTTCTCAAGCTTTCTTTTAAACGGAAAAATCATCGTTATTCAACAAGACGAATGAAAACATATTGCCAACTATCCTGCTCGCCTCAAATCTTGAATCAATCTCCTGGATCAGATTATCTAAaccaacattaaaaatgttcactttaaattcttttatttggcCGTCGAAGAAATAGACTGTTCTTGAGTTGTGATTTGTGAATCGTGAAAAAACCTCATTGCGAAAGCGCTTTAGTTtacgcttttttttaaatagcaagATCAAATTCTAGCTTTCCAGCTACAGCAACCGCCcaatgaaatattttcaacCAAGAGCCCCTAATCCGTTTAAGGTCTTCCAGCAGCTGTCTAATGAACTCATTTTGAGACGACGGAGAGAAGTAAGTTCACTCATTCTGGAGCTCACTTGTTGATGGCGTCTTACATTTTCGGGatacccataccactttactaatgatttgtttttgaatttacgAATAACTTTTTCAATCCTAAATATGTTTTGGTCAGTTTTTTTcagttcttgttcataaaaagtaccttgtatttcttcaccATAATTGTCAGTTATTTTATACGTTGGTGGATCTGTGAACTGAACCTGTGACACTGTAAACTCCTCTTCAGTCCATCTCGGTGTGTATCATTTTTCAAACGTTCCTTTCTTTTTAACTATCCTAACTCTATCACCAATTGAAAACTTTGGTTTTACAGACTCTGATTGTGCATTTCCATTTAGATTTAGCcaaacaatattttcatttttttttatcgctAGCTGCAACTGGTGACGTTGCAGCTAGCGATAAAAAGAGTTGCAACTGGTGACTAGAAAATATATCGACTAAAACATCGATATATCGAAAAGTACTTAAGCATTTTctctttcattgttctattccaaCGTTCAACTAcacaatttttcttattttcagttgaatatAACTCAACAACCAGCGCTTTAACAtgcttattataaaattctaagCCTTTACCCATCCACTTTTTTTGGCACCCTCtttctttaaagattttgttcAAAGCATTAGCAACATTAACTCCAGTTTTACTCTTCAATGGAACAATCCATCTGTACTTTGATAAAACATCTACcaccattaataagtattttataccgtCATTGGATTTGGAAAAAGattgcatgtcaactaaatcagcagcccatatttcatcaattccatttacaataaattttctttttttgaaattatttacaaCTGGTCTATGAAGTTTGTTTGCAAGTTTGTCAGTCTATTTCAATTCTTTATCCTTGTTTTTTTTACTGACTGTTGGTAGTTTTTTTCAACACCTAATTTATATGGGTTCAAAGAACCTAATCAAAACTTTGCTTTAGACGATataatagattttataatacCTCGTTAAATTCTTTCACGTATTGTCGGATTTTTTATAGCATCCATTTCTTCGATCATGATTTTAtcagttaaatttctttttgctGTATCATCAAAGTACTTATAAGCAAGATCGTGATGGTAAGCTTAAttatcaactctatctacaggTTTACTCCATTCTTTATATGCGtcagtaaaagttaatccttcATCTTACCAGGAAAGTGCATTTCACCTGGAAACTTCGACCATggtagttttattttacttgttgcTGAATTAATTGATCCTACTAAATCACCTCCTGTTTTTGCTgatacaaatttagtttttgttgttCCACAAATAGAACAAGTTCCACGTTGcatatttctaatgtttttactcacaaaattttgtaagtttagtgtatctgttttgtttctacatttaaaacagtacatttttatatatatagaaaaaaagaaaatcttaaatatataaaaatggatatAAAAGATTTGTAATTGAATGCGAATAACAATAAgagaaataataataagttgATTCCTAAGAGTATAAGAGGAATTATTGTTGGAAAGTCTGGTTGTGGAAAAACTCCtttattattgaatttactTTTGAGACCTAGttggttagactataataatttacaagtttttggaaaatttcttttttaaccagaatacaaaatattaaaacaatcttttgaaaaaaaattaccaaaagaagtttATCTTGAACTATTTAAGTTACAagacaaaatagaaaaattaaatgcaaactCTGAGCTTATAATTGAagacaattcaaaaaatttaaatgagaaaaCAGATATGGAGTGCAAGTTTTTTGAAACAGCAGAAGATGTACCAGATCCTGAAGTTCTCGATATTCAAAAGAATAATTTGATGATATTTGATAgtttacaattaacaaagcaaaataagtgtgaaaaatattatataagagGAATATGTAGTAATGTAGATTATTTCTATCttgcacaaaattattttatgttacctaggcaaactatgaaaaaaaatacatgttttatttgtttatttccACAAGATTCGAAGAATTTAAATCACACTTATAATGATCATGTTTCAAGGGATATGTCAAAAGAtgagtttaaaagtttttgtaagaAAGCTTGGTCAGAGCCTCATGGATTTGTTATTAAAGATCTTCTAAAAGAAATTATGGAAAATATAGAAGTggattaaattgtttttatatgccaacttgtgaattttaaaagttataaaaaagcaaaatattatcttctatataaaaaaacaaaaatggcaTATTATTTATCAGTGAGCGGAAATAGCAATATTACTAAAACTACGTTTGCTCCAATTATTCGACTTTGAGAAGACAAAGAATATGAAATGGCTCTAGTTAGTTTAGAGACATATTACAGTTTTCCTAATAGTAATTCTTCAAACAACAATTTTAGATTTAGCGCAAATAATGGATCAACttggaaaaatataaacattctAGATGCATGTTATGAAATTAAtgatatagataaatatattcaaTTGATTATGACAGGAAACGGTGAGCAAGTTCAGGAGTTGCAAATATTACAATTAAAggaaataataatacattaagATCAGCTTTAACTATTGCGACTAGTTTCAAAGTTGATTTTACAACTTCAAATTCAATTAGAACTAATTTTGGTTTTGACAGAGGAATATATTCAGCAGGCTACAATATATCAACTAATGTAGTAAACATATTAAATGTTAATAGTATACGAGTAACAAGTGATATAATAGGATCATCCTATAGAATGGAGGAACTTATAAcgttatatattcattttttccAACTGTTGGTCCTGGTTATAAAATTGCTCTAGAGCCTTATAACTTAGTTTATTTACCAGTAACactaaaaacaatatcaaaaatggaaaataaattgccagatcaaaataaaaatcttttgaatttacGAGGAAAAGAAGTAACTATTACATTTCATATAAAAGAagtaaagatataaattgtaaaataatttttttgtaacttttttaaaattattttttatattgcatataaaaatgagtaaatatactaatattaaaataaatttttcgcAAGGGcaaattgaaaaacttaaaaatgcaaTTGAAGATGGTTATGGAGCTAGTCTTAAGTTATCACATTCAGATCTTAATGGCGAACATGTATTAGCTGTAACAGATTATTAATTGAATTGAATTTAAAGagcaaaaaaaggaaaaaatgaaaaaggtaAAGGCCTAATAGTTATTATAAGTAAAACACAACTAGCACACAATTCTCAAATAGAGAGCGGATTTATTGGTGCACTTTTTCCTTTACTTGGTACGActggaaaatttttattatcaagcATTGCTCCAGCAGTTGCAACAGGTTTATTAACAGGAGTAGGTTCAGCAGCTCGATCAGCTATAGTTGATAAAATTGCTGGAAGGAGTattgtgtaattaaaaaagaatggaaaaggAGTTAAAATAACAGCTGCAGGATGTGGTTTATATTTGAAATCATGGAGTAAAAGAGGTTCTGTAGATGATGGATTGTACTTACGTAATGGAAATGGATATACATCAACAGGATCAGGTTTATTATTAGAACCAAATTCACCATTTGctaatatttcatttttgaatATGATTCTgtgatttctcaaaaaaaatttttatattgtatataaaaagaaatgcgAAGAAATAATCCTCcattacataaatttataaacaaatatataccaGATGAACCTCTAAAAATACTTCTTCATTCTAAGTTACACAAAGATTTAGAGCACCCTTCAGTATTAATAGATGATAAAAAATGTG containing:
- the LOC136080173 gene encoding uncharacterized protein LOC136080173, whose protein sequence is MVVDVLSKYRWIVPLKSKTGVNVANALNKIFKERGCQKKWMGKGLEFYNKHVKALVVELYSTENKKNCVVERWNRTMKEKMLKWTEEEFTVSQVQFTDPPTYKITDNYGEEIQGTFYEQELKKTDQNIFRIEKVIRKFKNKSLVKWYGYPENVRRHQQVSSRMSELTSLRRLKMSSLDSCWKTLNGLGALG